The Hymenobacter baengnokdamensis genome includes a region encoding these proteins:
- a CDS encoding N-acetylmuramoyl-L-alanine amidase family protein gives MRPGGPAGDPAARPEAAPYRYRLRTVVLDAGHGGKDIGCNGADAHEADVALAIIKDLGRQISDGLPDVRVIYTRKTDVFVELDERAAIANRNHADLFISVHCNAGPKGSHGTEVWTMGLHKTDANLSVAQRENSVILQEKDYKKRYDGFDPRSPQSHILFSLFQSAYITNSLRLAQRIDHQFRTDVGRTSRGVKQAGFLVLWKSTMPSVLVEAGFLTDRKEESYLNDRAGQQAIAGGIYQAFRAYKRDLEGTRAE, from the coding sequence TTGCGGCCGGGCGGGCCGGCCGGCGACCCGGCGGCCCGCCCCGAGGCTGCCCCGTACCGTTACCGCCTGCGCACGGTGGTGCTCGATGCCGGCCACGGCGGCAAAGACATTGGCTGCAATGGGGCCGATGCCCACGAGGCCGACGTGGCGCTGGCAATTATCAAAGACCTGGGCCGCCAGATTTCGGATGGCCTGCCCGATGTACGGGTTATCTACACCCGCAAAACCGACGTGTTTGTGGAGCTTGACGAGCGGGCGGCTATTGCCAACCGCAACCACGCCGACCTCTTCATCTCGGTACACTGCAATGCCGGCCCGAAAGGCTCGCACGGCACGGAGGTCTGGACAATGGGCCTGCACAAAACCGACGCCAACCTAAGTGTAGCCCAGCGCGAAAACTCCGTAATCCTGCAGGAGAAGGACTATAAAAAGCGCTACGACGGCTTCGACCCGCGCTCGCCGCAGTCGCACATACTTTTTTCCCTGTTTCAGAGCGCATATATTACAAATTCCCTGCGCCTGGCCCAGCGCATCGACCACCAGTTTCGCACCGATGTGGGGCGCACCTCGCGGGGCGTAAAGCAGGCCGGCTTTCTGGTACTGTGGAAGTCTACTATGCCCTCGGTGCTCGTAGAGGCCGGCTTTCTGACCGACCGCAAGGAGGAAAGCTACCTCAACGACCGGGCCGGTCAGCAGGCCATTGCGGGCGGTATCTACCAGGCATTCCGGGCGTATAAGCGCGACCTGGAGGGTACTCGGGCTGAGTAA
- a CDS encoding MlaD family protein, giving the protein MSKEIKVGLLAVVALVALAVGFNFLRGSNLLSNDRTYYAIYPNVDGLNVGAPVILNGIKVGQVKNLELQPDKNNAIRASLEMEKGITLGDSTKAGLSGSLLGSKTITLLLGKNTKEFHGGETLQTTTAIGIADAFQAKALPVLDTVGATLAHINGFLNKDAQTNIQGTLLGARASTEALQKLITSNQANINEITRNLAHMSAALNKSTAKLDRIANNFTQLSDSIKTAPVGPTLRNLNKTLAEAQTSLKGVSTALTDQKGSLGKLINDTTLYNNLNATAASSNALISDMKANPKRYVHFSVFGGGKDKTKQETTKTPDGTVTTQTKQVSTTPAVVK; this is encoded by the coding sequence GTGTCTAAAGAAATAAAAGTGGGCCTCCTGGCCGTAGTGGCATTGGTGGCCCTCGCTGTAGGGTTCAACTTTCTGCGGGGCAGCAACCTGCTCTCCAATGACCGCACCTACTATGCCATTTACCCGAATGTGGACGGCCTCAATGTCGGTGCACCGGTTATCCTTAATGGTATTAAAGTGGGGCAGGTAAAGAACCTGGAGCTACAGCCCGATAAGAATAATGCTATCCGGGCCTCCCTGGAAATGGAAAAGGGCATTACCCTTGGCGACTCGACTAAAGCGGGCCTCAGCGGCTCGCTGCTGGGCTCTAAAACCATTACGCTGCTGCTGGGCAAGAATACCAAGGAGTTTCATGGCGGCGAAACCCTGCAAACGACCACGGCTATCGGCATTGCCGACGCGTTTCAGGCCAAGGCGCTGCCCGTGCTCGATACGGTGGGGGCTACGCTGGCCCATATCAACGGCTTCCTCAACAAGGATGCCCAGACCAATATCCAGGGCACGCTGCTCGGGGCCCGCGCCAGCACTGAGGCCCTGCAAAAGCTTATTACCTCCAACCAGGCCAACATCAACGAGATTACCCGCAACCTGGCTCACATGAGCGCGGCCCTCAACAAAAGCACGGCCAAGCTCGACCGCATCGCCAACAACTTCACCCAGCTGTCGGACTCTATTAAAACCGCGCCGGTTGGCCCCACGCTGCGCAACCTGAACAAAACCCTAGCTGAAGCCCAAACCTCGCTGAAGGGCGTGAGTACCGCTCTGACTGACCAGAAAGGCTCGCTCGGCAAGCTCATCAACGACACTACGCTCTATAATAACCTGAATGCCACGGCGGCCAGCTCCAACGCGCTGATTTCTGACATGAAAGCCAACCCCAAGCGCTATGTCCACTTCTCGGTATTTGGCGGCGGCAAGGATAAAACCAAGCAGGAAACTACCAAGACCCCCGATGGCACCGTGACCACCCAAACCAAGCAGGTAAGCACGACGCCGGCCGTAGTAAAATAG